In Pantoea cypripedii, the DNA window GCGGATTTCCTGATCCTCGCCCTCTTCTACTGAACTTTGATAACCGTAGCCGGCGTTGTTGACCAGCACATCAATGGTGCCAAACGTCGCCAGCGCTTTGGCTACCGCGGCATCAATGCTGGCCTGCTGCGTCACATCCAGCGCCACCGCCAGCGCGTTGCTGTGCCCCTCAACTAAATCCTGCACTTTCGCCGGATCGCGAGCGGTTACCACGGTTTGGAAACCACGCGCAATCGCCTGCTGCGCCAGTTCGCGACCAAAGCCTGTGGAGCAGCCGGAAATAAACCATACGGGATGTTTTGCTGTTGCCATGCTGAGACTCTCCTGAAAAGGTCAGATGCCCGATGACCCCGCCATCGGGCAAAGAGGTTAAGCCTGGCAGGAATGCCACAACGGTTTTAGCCAGTTGTGCGTCATCAAACCCTCATCGCCGGATAACGCTGGCGCAACTCGCTGAAGATGGCGTGCATCTGCGCTGCCATTTCCATCTCTGGCTGGCTAGCGGCCTCCACTGCCTTAAACACCTGATGTTTAAGAAAATGACGCCAGCCAACCGGCGCAGCCGCCAGAAAGGTGGTCAGCAACTGATAACGTTGCGGTGTCCATACGGTTTCGAACGCGTTGCGCGCCGCGCCGTGATCAAAATGTTCAGCAGCAGGCTGACGCATGACGTGACGCAGCTCAGCGGTCGCCACCTCGTCAACCGCGTCATTGACGATCGCCACCCCATATTGCTCGCGAGCCGCCGCCAGGCTGACGAAGCCGCAGCGCACATCCCGGAGCACCGCCTGCACATCACGATCTACCGCCCGGCCATAGCCCCCCGCTCCCGGACCACACACCTCAACCACATCCCCAGGCTGGCAGCGAATCACATCGGTGTTGCCATGCTCGATGATCTCACCCTCACGCAGGGTGCGAAAGTGCGACAAACCACCCGGCGCGCCCCCCAAAACCCCCGCTGAGGCAAATACCGAACGGTTCCGGTTACGCGCGGTGACCAGCGTGTCCGGGGCGAAAACCTCAAACACCATTTCGCTGGCTAAGCCGCCGCGATAACGCCCGGCCCCGGCGCTGTCAGGCACCAGACCATAGCGATGGAAATGGATCGGCACCTCCGCTTCGTTGATCTCAATCGGCGTGTTTTTCAGGAAGGCGGATAAGCCGCCGGATCCATCCGGGCCATCGTGACGTGGCGTACCGCCCGCACCACCGCCCACCGGGCCGAGTGAGGCTACCACGCTGTGGTTAGCTGCATCGCTGGTGCGAATATTCATGATGGAGTTGCCACCCGGCGAATTGGCGGGCAGACGATCGGGGATAGCCTGTGAAAACACGCCGAGGGTGGCGATCTGCGACAGGGCGCAGGTCAGCGAACGCATACCCACTGCCGCCGGTGCTTCACAGTTCATCACCGTTCCCGGCGGCAGAATGGCGCGCGTCGGGCGCAGCGTACCCGCGTTCAGCAACAGGTTACGATCCAGCGTGGAGAGCACATAGGTGACCCCCACCAGCGCCAGCGGGTGGCGCTCACGTCCACCGGTCGGCATGTTCAGCGAGGAAGCCAGCTGCGGGTCGCTGCCGGTGTAATCCAGCTCCAGCGTTTCACCCTGCACCCGCAGGGTGATCGCCACCCGGCAGGGAAAACCGCCTTCACCATCCTCATCGGCAAAGTCCGCATAGAAATATTCACCGTCGGGAATGGTGGCGATAATGCTGCGCGCCTGGCGTTCGGCATATTCCAGCATGCCGTCGATACCTTGCAGAAAATCCACCACGCCGAAACGGGCGATAATCTCGTGGATTTTACGCTCACCGACGTTAACTGAGGCAAGCTGGGCTTTGAAGTCGCCCCAATTCTGATCCGGTACACGCACGTTGAGCCGCATAATGCGCGCCACTTCTTCATTTAACTCACCGTTACGCACGATTTTCAGGGGCGGAATACGAATGCCTTCCTGCACGATATCGGTCAGGGAACGCGACAGCGAAGCCGGGACCGCGCCGCCGACATCGGTGTTGTGAATATGCCCCACCACAAAGCAGACGATTTCGCCCTGATGAAACACCGGTTTCCAGATATGGATATCCGGCGAGTGGGTTGCTACGTTGCCCGCGTAGGAGTCGTTGGTGATGCAGATATCTCCCTCGTCATAATGGTCAATCAGGGTCAGCACCGGACCATAATCAATGCCGCTGTACCAGGGTGCGCCAAAGCTGCGCGGAGAGGCAAACGCCAGGCCGTCACGGCTGACAATCTGGCAGGAGAAATCTTCCGTCTCTTTGACGAAGGTGGAGTGCGCGGTGCGCATCAGGGTAAACGCCATCGCGTCGGCCGCTGCCGCACAATAGTTGGCGAGAATTTGCAGGTTACGTCCGTCAATCGCCATCTTAATGCGCCTCCAGTGGGGTAATCAGTAAATTGCCAAACTCATCTACCCGCACCTGCATGTGCGGTGGGACGCAGGTGGTGCAGTCATCCTGCGCGATAATCACCGGCCCTAACAGCTGATGCCCGGCACGCAGGCTGACGCGCAGCACCACATCAACCTGATGTTCTGCCCCATCAATCCACGCGCGGGTCTGTTGCGCCACGACCACCGGCCCGCTGGCGGCTGCCAGACGATTTAGCGTGGGTTTGGGGGTCGGCGAGGCGATCACCAGCCGCAGATTGATGATTTGTACCGGCGCGCTGGCGTCATGATGTCCAAACAGCTGCTGATGCTGACGATCAAAGGCATCATGCAGGGCGCTGACATTGGCCTGTACCAGCCAGGACGCCTCCAGCATCACTTCAATTTCGAATGACTGACCGCGATAGCGCATATCGGCGCTGTAGTGCAATGTGAAGGGCATCGCGGCACCGTGTTGCTCACTCAACCAGCCACGGGCACGCAGGCTGAGCGCTTCCGCTTCTGTCGCCAGTTTATCCGCCAGTGAGGCATCCAGATCGCTGTACAAGGTGCGGATAAAGTCATTGCGAATATCCGCCACCAGTCCACCCAGCGCAGACAGCACGCCCGGCGTCGGCGGCACAATCACCCCTTTCATATTCAGTTCACGCGCCAGGAAGCAGCCCATCATCGGCCCGGCACCACCAAAGGCGAGGAACCAGAATTCACGCGGGTCGAGGCCAAAGCGCGACAGCAGGCCGCTGGTGTCGCTGTACATGCTGGAAATCGCCAGTTCGATGGCGGTTTCTGCCGTTTCCTCCACCGAGATGCCCAGGGTTTCCGCCAGCGGCTGCCAGGCGGCGCGTGCCGCGGCAACATCCACCCTGACGGCGTTATAGCCCAGATCGCCATGGCCGATCATGCCGCAGGCGGCAAAAGCATCAGTGGCGGTCGGCTGGGTGCCGCCACGCTGGAAACACACCGGTCCCGGCAGGGAGCCTGCGCTGTCCGGCCCCATATGCAGCACGCCCTGATTATCGATCCATGCCAGTGAACCGCCCCCCTGCCCGACCGACGTCACCGCCACCGAGGGGATATAGATAGGGAAATCACCGATGATTTCCCCGTTGCCCTGGGCAACCTGGCCATCAATGATCACCGCCACATCGGCGCTGGTGCCGCCAATATCGAGGCTAAGGATTTTGTTAAAGCCGCAGGTGCTGGCGAGGAAGCTGGCACCAATGACGCCGGAGGCGGTGCCGGACAACACCATCTGCACGCATTCGCTTTTCGCCTGCTCCACCCCCATCACCCCACCGTTGGATTTGGTGATACGCGGCGGCGGCGTCACGCCCATGGTGTTCAGGGCGCGTTCAAAGGATTCGAGATAATGGATCACCATCGGCTGAACATAAGCGTTAATGGTGGCGGTGATGGTGCGTTCATACTCGCGAATGATGGGCCAGATATCTGCCGAGCAGGAGGTCAGTAATTCTGGTGCCTGTTCATTGATAATGGCTTTCACCGCCGCTTCATTGTGGCGATTGCGGTAGCTGTGCAGCAGCGCCACCACAATGCCCTGGCACCCCGCCGTCCGCGCGCCCGCAATGGCCGCCAGCACGCTGTCACGATCAACGTCCTGCAACACGGCACCCTTGCGGTCAGTACGTTCTTTAATGGCAAACACCCGGTCACGGGAAATCAGCGGTTCTGGTCGGCGTGAGAACAGGTCGTGGATATGGGGAATTTTCAGACGTGCCAGCTCCAGCACATCACAAAAACCCTCGGTGGCGAACAGCGCCAGTTTGACTCCACGCCGCTGGATGACCGCGTTAATCCCCACCGTGGTGCCGTGGGTGAAATAGTCGATTTGCTGTGGCGCGATGCCGTCGCGTTGTTCCAGTTGCGCCAGCCCGGTGAGAATTTCACTGCCGGGCTGATCCGGTCGCGATAACACTTTCAAGGTGTGAATCTGATTGGTCTGCTCGTTCAGGACGGCGAAATCAGTAAAGGAGCCGCCAATATCTACGCCAACGCGGTAACCCATGGTGTTTTCCCATTATCAGGAGAGCGGAAATTCCATCAGCTTGTGCGGATCCTGTACCACACGCCAGCCAAGGCGCTGGTAGAGCTGATGGGCATCATTCGTCAATAGCATCCAGCGGCGCACCGTTTGTAACTCCGGGTGCTCGCGCACGCAGGTCGCCAGCCAGCTGCCAAGACCGTGGCCGCGCCAGTTTTCATCAATGATCACGTCACATAACCAGCCGAAGCGGGTGTAGTCAGTCACCAGCCGGGCAAAGCCAATTTGTTGATTTTGATGATAAAGGCCAAACGGCAGCGACCCGGCAATCGAGCGCTCGGTTTTCGCGCGCGGCTGGCCCTGCGCCCAGTAAGAACGCACCGCCAGCTGATCATGAATCCAGTCAATATCGAGGCGCTGACGTTCGGTGGAGAGAGTGAAGTCATCGCGCTGCCACTGCTGAGCGGGGATGGTTAAGGCGTCCATGGCAACTCCTTGTAAAGTGGTGAATTGAGTGTAAAGGCGTCGGAGCAAGCAAAGCGGCTGAAGCCGCAGTCTTAACCACTAAGATAAAGGGAATTTTGTACGATGGAGAAATTTTATGCTGTGGGGATGGATTGCGCGATAAATCGCGCCGCTACGCCAGCGTGCAGTCATTTGTAGCGGCGCGATTTATCGCGCGAATTTAAGCAACAGCGGCAAGGCGCAACTACACCCCAAATTCCACCGAATTCTGCTTCGCGATCAGCGACCTCAACGGCACGCTGCTTTTCATAATTGGCGATTTAATCACGATATAACTGAAATACTTATCGATGCCGATTTGCGCATCCAGCATCTTCTCAATCACTTCCTGGTAATGTTCAATGCTGCGGGTAATAAAACGCAGCAAATAGTCGTAACCGCCGGTGATCAGGTGGCACTCCATCAACTCATCCACATCACGCACCGCGCTTTCGAATTTCATAAAATCTTCGCGGCGATGGCCGGACAGGGTCACTTCGGTAAACACCGTCACCGAGTCGGTAATTTTGGTGAGATTGATGTGTGCTTCATAGCCGGTGATAAAACCCGCCTGCTCCAGCCGTTTCACCCGTTGCAGGCAGGGGCTGGGAGAAAGTCCAACGGCGTCGGCCAGGTTGACGTTGCTGATACGGCCATCTTTTTGTAGTTGCACCAGGATGTTGATATCGATGCGGTCGAGTTTCATTAAGCCGTTCATAGCACCCCTCATTGTTGACCAACTGTGCAGGTTATCCCGAAGGTATATCACGCTTTAATGTGGCTGCGCCAGCACTGACGCATGCCACGATTTTCGGGAAGCCTGAGAATAATTTCAGCAATATCAATGAGGAAGCCGGATTTATCCGAGTCGGCCACTGGCGCGTGCCAGCGCGATATCAAAGATATGCAGCGCTTCTTCCAGCTGCGAATCCGTCGTCACCAGGGGTGCCAGGAAGCGGATGGTGTTGCGGTGCAGGCCACATTTAATCAGCAGCAATCCTTCCTGGCAGGCGCAGTCGAGGATCTTCTGCGTCATCACCGCGTCAGGACGTTTGGTCTCAAAGTCGATAATTTCTACCGCCTGCATAAAACCGACGCCGCGCACGTCGCCAATACAGGCATACTTTTCCGCCAGCTGTTGCAGATGCGCATTGAGCCTGGCACCCAAATGATTGCTGCGCGCCAGCAGGTTGTCGTTTTCCAGCAGATCAAGCACCGCCAGTGCCGCCGCACAGCCAAGCGCGTTGCCGCCATAGGTACCGCCCAGCCCACCCGGTAACGGGGCATCCATTATCGCGGCTTTACCCACCACGCCGGAGATGGGCAAACCGCCACCGAGGCTTTTCGCTACCGTGATCAGGTCCGGGGTGATAGCGGAATGCTGGAAGGCAAACATTTTGCCGGTACGACCAAAACCGGTCTGCACTTCATCGCAAATCAGTAAAATGCCGTGCTTCTCGGTAATACGACGCAGCGCCTGCATAAAGCTGGCCCCGGCAGGCAGAAAACCGCCATCACCCTGTACCGGTTCGATGATGATCGCGGCGACGCGTTCCGGCGCAATCTGTACCGCAAACAATTGATCCAGCGCTTGCAGACAATCTTCATCGCTCACGCCATAAAACGCATTCGGGAACGGCAGGCGATACACCTCGCCCGGGAAAGGACCAAAATTCTGTTTATAAGGCTGGCTCATGCCGGTCAGGGTACATCCCAGCAGGGTGCGGCCATGAAACGCACCGTCAAACGCGATGATGCCGGAGCGCTGGGTATGGGCGCGGGCAATTTTCACCGCATTTTCTACCGCCTCCGCGCCGCTGGTGAAAAACACGCTTTTGAACGGCTGACCATTCCCCACCAGCTGATTCAGGCGCTGTGCCAGCTCGATATAGCCTGGATAGGCCACCACCTGGAAACAGGCGTGTGAAACCAGGCCCAGTTGACGGGTGACGGCATTGACCACTGCCGGATGGTTATGGCCCACGTTAAGTACGCCGATACCGCCGACGAAATCGAGGTAGCGGTTGCCCTCCACGTCCCACACTTCGCTACCTTTTGCCCGC includes these proteins:
- a CDS encoding hydantoinase/oxoprolinase family protein translates to MGYRVGVDIGGSFTDFAVLNEQTNQIHTLKVLSRPDQPGSEILTGLAQLEQRDGIAPQQIDYFTHGTTVGINAVIQRRGVKLALFATEGFCDVLELARLKIPHIHDLFSRRPEPLISRDRVFAIKERTDRKGAVLQDVDRDSVLAAIAGARTAGCQGIVVALLHSYRNRHNEAAVKAIINEQAPELLTSCSADIWPIIREYERTITATINAYVQPMVIHYLESFERALNTMGVTPPPRITKSNGGVMGVEQAKSECVQMVLSGTASGVIGASFLASTCGFNKILSLDIGGTSADVAVIIDGQVAQGNGEIIGDFPIYIPSVAVTSVGQGGGSLAWIDNQGVLHMGPDSAGSLPGPVCFQRGGTQPTATDAFAACGMIGHGDLGYNAVRVDVAAARAAWQPLAETLGISVEETAETAIELAISSMYSDTSGLLSRFGLDPREFWFLAFGGAGPMMGCFLARELNMKGVIVPPTPGVLSALGGLVADIRNDFIRTLYSDLDASLADKLATEAEALSLRARGWLSEQHGAAMPFTLHYSADMRYRGQSFEIEVMLEASWLVQANVSALHDAFDRQHQQLFGHHDASAPVQIINLRLVIASPTPKPTLNRLAAASGPVVVAQQTRAWIDGAEHQVDVVLRVSLRAGHQLLGPVIIAQDDCTTCVPPHMQVRVDEFGNLLITPLEAH
- a CDS encoding hydantoinase B/oxoprolinase family protein, producing MAIDGRNLQILANYCAAAADAMAFTLMRTAHSTFVKETEDFSCQIVSRDGLAFASPRSFGAPWYSGIDYGPVLTLIDHYDEGDICITNDSYAGNVATHSPDIHIWKPVFHQGEIVCFVVGHIHNTDVGGAVPASLSRSLTDIVQEGIRIPPLKIVRNGELNEEVARIMRLNVRVPDQNWGDFKAQLASVNVGERKIHEIIARFGVVDFLQGIDGMLEYAERQARSIIATIPDGEYFYADFADEDGEGGFPCRVAITLRVQGETLELDYTGSDPQLASSLNMPTGGRERHPLALVGVTYVLSTLDRNLLLNAGTLRPTRAILPPGTVMNCEAPAAVGMRSLTCALSQIATLGVFSQAIPDRLPANSPGGNSIMNIRTSDAANHSVVASLGPVGGGAGGTPRHDGPDGSGGLSAFLKNTPIEINEAEVPIHFHRYGLVPDSAGAGRYRGGLASEMVFEVFAPDTLVTARNRNRSVFASAGVLGGAPGGLSHFRTLREGEIIEHGNTDVIRCQPGDVVEVCGPGAGGYGRAVDRDVQAVLRDVRCGFVSLAAAREQYGVAIVNDAVDEVATAELRHVMRQPAAEHFDHGAARNAFETVWTPQRYQLLTTFLAAAPVGWRHFLKHQVFKAVEAASQPEMEMAAQMHAIFSELRQRYPAMRV
- a CDS encoding GNAT family N-acetyltransferase, with protein sequence MDALTIPAQQWQRDDFTLSTERQRLDIDWIHDQLAVRSYWAQGQPRAKTERSIAGSLPFGLYHQNQQIGFARLVTDYTRFGWLCDVIIDENWRGHGLGSWLATCVREHPELQTVRRWMLLTNDAHQLYQRLGWRVVQDPHKLMEFPLS
- the gabT gene encoding 4-aminobutyrate--2-oxoglutarate transaminase, whose amino-acid sequence is MQNVMAEQQTYSDNSLLLDAREQHVPRGIVTAHPLVIERAKGSEVWDVEGNRYLDFVGGIGVLNVGHNHPAVVNAVTRQLGLVSHACFQVVAYPGYIELAQRLNQLVGNGQPFKSVFFTSGAEAVENAVKIARAHTQRSGIIAFDGAFHGRTLLGCTLTGMSQPYKQNFGPFPGEVYRLPFPNAFYGVSDEDCLQALDQLFAVQIAPERVAAIIIEPVQGDGGFLPAGASFMQALRRITEKHGILLICDEVQTGFGRTGKMFAFQHSAITPDLITVAKSLGGGLPISGVVGKAAIMDAPLPGGLGGTYGGNALGCAAALAVLDLLENDNLLARSNHLGARLNAHLQQLAEKYACIGDVRGVGFMQAVEIIDFETKRPDAVMTQKILDCACQEGLLLIKCGLHRNTIRFLAPLVTTDSQLEEALHIFDIALARASGRLG
- a CDS encoding Lrp/AsnC family transcriptional regulator — protein: MNGLMKLDRIDINILVQLQKDGRISNVNLADAVGLSPSPCLQRVKRLEQAGFITGYEAHINLTKITDSVTVFTEVTLSGHRREDFMKFESAVRDVDELMECHLITGGYDYLLRFITRSIEHYQEVIEKMLDAQIGIDKYFSYIVIKSPIMKSSVPLRSLIAKQNSVEFGV